ATCTCGAAGATCGACCGTTTCGACGAGGAGATCGACGAGGCGTTCCCGCCGATGAGCGTCACCGTCCACCTCGAGGACGACGTCGACGTCTCGCGCGGCGACATGATCGCGAGGATCAAGAACGCTCCGAAGCCGGCGCAGGACATCGACGCGATGGTCTGCTGGATGACCAACACCCCGCTGCGGCCGCGGCAGAAGCTGGCCATCAAGCACACCACCCGCACCGGCCGGACGATGGTGAAGGACATCCAGTACCGCCTGGACGTCAACACCCTCCACCGCGACCAGGACGCGACCGAGCTCGAGCTCAACGAGATCGGTCGGGTCCAGCTGCGCACGACCGTGCCGCTGCTGTGCGACCCCTACTCCAAGAACCGGACGACCGGCTCGTTCATCCTCATCGACGAGGCGACCGGCGTGACCGTCGGCGCCGGCATGATCAACACCGGCAGCTGAGGTCCTGCGTTCGGGCAGACCCATGTACCGCCTCCGGAACCCCGTGCGTCACTACGCATGGGGTTCCGGCTTCCACATACCCCGTGCCCTCGGCGAGCAGCCCGACGGACGGCCGTGGGCCGAGCTGTGGATGGGGTCCCATCCCAGCGACCCCTCCCTGCTGGACGACGGCACGCGCCTCGACGAGGTGATCGCCGCCGATCCCGGGAGCATGCTGGGCGAACCAGTCGCCTCGTCGTTCGGCCGGCTGCCGTTCCTCATGAAGCTGCTGGCAGCCGGCGAGCCGCTGTCGCTGCAGGTCCATCCGACCAGCGAGCAGGCCGCGCGCGGCTTCGCGGCGGAGGACGCCGCCGGCATCGGCCTCGATGCCCCGGAACGGTGCTACCGCGACGCGTCGCACAAGCCTGAGCTGATCTACGCCCTGACGCGCTTCGAGGGCATGGCCGGGTTCCGCGACGCCAATCGGACGGCCCTGATCCTCCGCGAGCTGCGCCTCGACTGGTTGGACACCATCGCCGACCGTCTGGAGGGCGCGCGAGACCCGAGCAGCGCCCTGCGCTCCGTGGTCGGCGAGATCCTTGGCTGGCAGCCCGAGGAGGTGGAGCGCACGCTGAGGCAGCTCGCGACCGCTGCCGAGGAGGCCCGCCGCAGACTTCACCGCCCACCAGGCCGGCGACGTCCTGCGTACGTGTCGGCCGAGAGCGTGCAACGGGAGGCGCTGCGGGTGTGCGAGATGGCCCCGTCCCTGGCAGCTCGATACCCGGCAGACCCGGGGGTGATCGTGACCCTGTTGCTGAACCACGTCGTGCTCGCAGCAGGAGAGGCGATGTTTCTGCCCGCCGGCAACATCCACGCGTACACGTCGGGGTTCGGTGTCGAGATCATGGCGTCGTCCGACAACGTCGTCCGGGCGGGTCTCACGCCGAAGTACGTCGACATCCCCGAGCTGCTTCGCATCGCCGACTTCGACCCGACACCGCCACCTCGGTGGGCACCGGCGGAGCCGGTCC
The genomic region above belongs to Nocardioides coralli and contains:
- the manA gene encoding mannose-6-phosphate isomerase, class I, producing the protein MYRLRNPVRHYAWGSGFHIPRALGEQPDGRPWAELWMGSHPSDPSLLDDGTRLDEVIAADPGSMLGEPVASSFGRLPFLMKLLAAGEPLSLQVHPTSEQAARGFAAEDAAGIGLDAPERCYRDASHKPELIYALTRFEGMAGFRDANRTALILRELRLDWLDTIADRLEGARDPSSALRSVVGEILGWQPEEVERTLRQLATAAEEARRRLHRPPGRRRPAYVSAESVQREALRVCEMAPSLAARYPADPGVIVTLLLNHVVLAAGEAMFLPAGNIHAYTSGFGVEIMASSDNVVRAGLTPKYVDIPELLRIADFDPTPPPRWAPAEPVRFGLELFRPPVDEFELLVAARRRDVRIGAGPSLVLALSGSVDVVEAGEASTLAAGEAAYVQSVDAQVDAAQGRVAIGRCPGGLAMG